A single genomic interval of Gossypium raimondii isolate GPD5lz chromosome 11, ASM2569854v1, whole genome shotgun sequence harbors:
- the LOC105785387 gene encoding ATP synthase subunit delta', mitochondrial — MLRPASMLLARRPILAARARSFSTDLPAAPFADATFTEACSKVIPNMEPPKTPLSFMQPHPPTPSSIPSKLTVHFVLPYASELATIEVPTPKATKKSPNILKM, encoded by the exons ATGTTGCGTCCAGCATCAATGCTATTGGCCCGTCGACCCATTTTGGCAGCAAGGGCTCGATCGTTCTCCACTGATCTGCCAGCGGCTCCCTTTGCGGATGCCACGTTTACGGAGGCGTGTTCTAAAGTGATCCCCAATATGGAACCTCCTAAAACTCCTCTCTCTTTCATGCAACCTCATCCTCCCACTCCTTCCTCCATTCCTTCCAAACTCACTGTCCATTTCGTCCTTCCTTATGCTTCTGAGTTGGCCACCATAGAG GTTCCAACACCAAAGGCCACTAAGAAATCTCCTAATATTCTCAAAATGTAA